One region of Micromonospora ureilytica genomic DNA includes:
- a CDS encoding TetR/AcrR family transcriptional regulator, giving the protein MTTPRTRARNKRGEGAQLRDEIVDAAMTLLEDGTPQNVTLRGVARQAGISAPSIYPHFPDLDSILLAVAQRAFGILEQELGAPDDADPVERLRAICAAYLTFAERRPHQYRVMFGAVWDAGQALERAPAMADELAVLGMGAFEIFRRTLADCVAAGRSASADPFGDATALWVGLHGFAELQVATPLFPWPPGLRESIIDRMALLR; this is encoded by the coding sequence GTGACCACACCGAGAACGAGGGCCCGCAACAAGCGCGGCGAGGGCGCCCAACTGCGCGACGAGATCGTCGACGCCGCGATGACGCTCCTGGAGGACGGCACGCCACAGAACGTGACCCTGCGGGGGGTCGCCCGCCAGGCCGGCATCTCCGCGCCGTCGATCTATCCGCACTTTCCGGACCTGGACTCGATCCTCCTGGCGGTCGCGCAACGCGCGTTCGGCATCCTGGAGCAGGAACTGGGCGCACCGGATGACGCGGATCCGGTCGAGCGGCTGCGCGCGATCTGCGCGGCCTACCTGACCTTCGCCGAACGCCGTCCGCATCAGTACCGGGTGATGTTCGGCGCTGTCTGGGATGCCGGACAGGCCCTTGAGCGGGCGCCGGCCATGGCGGACGAACTCGCCGTGCTCGGCATGGGAGCCTTCGAGATCTTCCGGCGTACGCTCGCCGACTGCGTCGCGGCGGGACGATCGGCCAGCGCGGACCCCTTCGGCGACGCGACGGCGCTCTGGGTCGGGCTGCACGGGTTCGCCGAGCTCCAGGTGGCCACGCCGTTGTTCCCGTGGCCACCGGGGCTGCGCGAGTCCATCATCGACCGGATGGCGCTGCTGCGCTGA
- a CDS encoding chorismate mutase has protein sequence MEETAATLAEIRSRIDELDRELVGLLARREALVRQAAPLKSDAQAVRAPDRVAQVVARVRSLASEAGADPDLVERIYRGMIEAFIGMETDEHHRVTGGSAPRTR, from the coding sequence GTGGAAGAGACTGCGGCGACGTTGGCCGAGATCCGCTCTCGGATCGACGAACTGGACCGTGAACTGGTCGGGCTGCTCGCCCGGCGGGAGGCGCTGGTCCGGCAGGCGGCCCCGCTCAAGAGTGACGCCCAGGCGGTCCGTGCGCCGGACCGGGTGGCGCAGGTGGTGGCCCGGGTCCGCAGCTTGGCCAGCGAGGCCGGCGCCGACCCGGATCTGGTCGAGCGGATCTACCGGGGCATGATCGAGGCATTCATCGGCATGGAGACCGACGAGCACCACCGCGTCACCGGCGGGTCGGCGCCGAGAACGCGGTGA
- a CDS encoding IclR family transcriptional regulator: MCNDSDGAARRARGETALAQSIRRAIDLIRRSAEHPLSLTEAADVLGVHKSTALRILQTLESARFVRRTGAGTYVLGSGLIELSELALGSMDLRQPAAAHLRALQRETGHTVHLAQLTGDEIIYIDKVDSPAFDAVKLPSRVGRAVSIYASAVGKTILAYLPRQERDRLLSHVVFEKFTDTTFTDHDVLEAELARIHDCGWAMDNGEHDAYVMCVAAPIRDSRGQVIAAVSITAIEVIANLDQLKSNLPLLLDTANKISYELGYASPALASPDGESRSTT; the protein is encoded by the coding sequence ATGTGCAATGACAGCGACGGCGCTGCCCGTCGCGCGAGGGGAGAAACAGCCTTGGCGCAATCGATTCGCCGCGCGATCGACCTCATCCGTCGATCCGCGGAGCACCCGCTGTCCCTTACGGAGGCTGCGGACGTGCTCGGCGTCCACAAGTCCACAGCCCTGCGCATCCTGCAGACACTGGAGTCCGCGCGCTTCGTCCGCCGGACCGGCGCGGGCACCTACGTGCTCGGCAGCGGCCTGATCGAGTTGTCCGAGCTCGCGCTCGGCTCGATGGACCTCCGCCAGCCCGCCGCCGCCCACCTGCGTGCGCTGCAACGCGAGACCGGCCACACCGTACACCTGGCGCAACTGACCGGCGACGAGATCATCTATATCGACAAGGTGGACAGTCCGGCCTTCGACGCCGTCAAGCTGCCGTCCCGGGTGGGACGCGCGGTGTCCATCTACGCGAGCGCCGTGGGCAAGACGATCCTGGCCTACCTTCCCCGCCAGGAACGCGACCGCCTGCTCTCCCACGTCGTCTTCGAGAAATTCACCGACACCACCTTCACCGACCACGACGTCCTGGAAGCCGAACTCGCCCGCATCCACGACTGCGGCTGGGCCATGGACAACGGCGAGCACGACGCCTACGTGATGTGCGTGGCCGCGCCGATCAGGGATTCCCGAGGACAGGTCATCGCCGCAGTCTCGATAACGGCAATCGAGGTCATCGCCAACCTCGACCAGCTGAAGAGCAACCTTCCGCTGCTCCTGGACACCGCCAACAAGATCTCGTACGAGCTCGGCTACGCGTCGCCCGCCCTGGCGAGCCCGGACGGTGAGAGCCGCTCCACGACCTGA
- a CDS encoding ABC transporter substrate-binding protein: protein MGNQRARFGIARATCALGLVATLLTGCGSDGDSGDGVTKLTFAASTFGDPGRGPLLTKWLDEFNQSQTKVQVSAAAVPYPTFGQTVLTQMGSGKGPDLVRFDMPEFEAASDAGLVAPLDKVIDAGKYDLLKQPDQFMVHDGVRHGVIFEASNYAMFYNADLIPTPPTTYEQFTSTAKSLTKGDVFGLAFRQTEAEEAGVWQDIFNYVYGFGGAWSDGKNLTINSPENLKGLQAFKDLYDANVIPRGADAATFRRMFAEGKVGMELNNGGYVTATRGQNAKLNFTVAPIPFPVRKQGAILAPIVINEASEGKDEAGTFIKWALEPQNQVKLQEILGASSVATTTQRSAESLKATPFLPVFDGLTETSLPQIVLGFEAKTPDIRKVVVQNVVAALQGKADLKSALDRAQQQATELVR from the coding sequence ATGGGTAATCAGCGCGCTCGTTTCGGCATCGCCAGGGCGACATGTGCCCTCGGCCTGGTCGCCACTCTCTTGACCGGTTGCGGTTCCGACGGCGACTCCGGCGACGGCGTCACCAAACTGACCTTCGCCGCCTCGACCTTCGGCGACCCGGGCCGCGGGCCCCTGTTGACGAAGTGGCTCGACGAGTTCAATCAGAGCCAGACCAAGGTCCAGGTGTCCGCCGCCGCGGTGCCGTACCCGACCTTCGGCCAGACCGTGCTCACCCAGATGGGCAGCGGCAAGGGCCCCGACCTCGTCCGGTTCGACATGCCCGAGTTCGAGGCGGCCTCGGACGCCGGCCTCGTCGCGCCGCTGGACAAGGTGATCGACGCCGGCAAGTACGACCTGCTCAAGCAGCCGGACCAGTTCATGGTCCACGACGGTGTCCGGCACGGCGTCATCTTCGAGGCGTCGAACTACGCGATGTTCTACAACGCCGACCTGATCCCGACGCCGCCGACCACCTACGAGCAGTTCACCTCCACGGCGAAGTCGCTGACCAAGGGTGACGTCTTCGGCCTGGCGTTCCGCCAGACGGAGGCCGAGGAGGCCGGCGTCTGGCAGGACATCTTCAACTACGTCTACGGCTTCGGCGGCGCGTGGTCCGACGGTAAGAACCTGACGATCAACTCGCCCGAGAACCTCAAGGGCCTGCAGGCGTTCAAGGACCTGTACGACGCGAACGTGATCCCGCGCGGCGCCGACGCGGCGACGTTCCGGCGGATGTTCGCCGAGGGCAAGGTCGGGATGGAACTCAACAACGGCGGCTACGTGACCGCCACGCGCGGCCAGAACGCGAAGCTCAACTTCACCGTCGCGCCCATCCCGTTCCCGGTCCGCAAGCAGGGCGCGATCCTCGCACCGATCGTGATCAACGAGGCGAGCGAGGGCAAGGACGAGGCCGGCACCTTCATCAAGTGGGCGCTGGAGCCGCAGAACCAGGTCAAGCTGCAGGAGATCCTCGGCGCGAGCAGCGTCGCCACCACCACGCAGCGCAGCGCGGAGTCCCTCAAGGCGACCCCGTTCCTCCCCGTCTTCGACGGACTCACCGAGACCAGCCTGCCGCAGATCGTGCTGGGATTCGAGGCCAAGACGCCGGACATCCGCAAGGTGGTCGTGCAGAACGTGGTCGCGGCACTGCAGGGCAAGGCCGACCTCAAGTCGGCGCTGGATCGTGCCCAGCAGCAGGCGACCGAACTGGTCCGCTGA
- a CDS encoding carbohydrate ABC transporter permease — MTVVEQTGVPKTTPPGRPRRRPSPLGSKWTPYLFLAPAALFILVFQAVPLVQEVYLSFTRTRLLNPTRSEWVGLDNFNRIFSDPEFHRTLLITVVYVITCVVVAIGAGLGVALLLNKKFRGRGVARALVTVPWAAPGIAVALIATWMLNAQYGIVNRFLDAVGLGVPGGAILDSSRYALPAVLATTIWQLFPFTSVVLLSALQSVPQDLNEAATVDGAGRWATFRAVTWQVIKPTVGLLALLMTIWSLRRFELIWLMTKGGPVGATETLVIDLYSQAFDSKELGSAAAIGMVGVVISLIVIIGSRLVARAVEKGDVR, encoded by the coding sequence ATGACTGTGGTCGAGCAGACCGGAGTACCGAAGACAACACCCCCGGGCCGGCCCCGGCGTCGGCCCAGCCCGTTGGGCAGCAAGTGGACGCCGTACCTGTTCCTGGCACCCGCCGCCCTGTTCATCCTCGTCTTCCAGGCGGTACCCCTCGTTCAGGAGGTGTACCTCAGCTTCACCAGGACGAGACTGCTCAACCCCACCCGCAGCGAGTGGGTCGGGCTCGACAACTTCAACCGGATCTTCAGCGACCCGGAATTCCATCGCACCCTGCTGATCACCGTCGTCTACGTGATCACCTGTGTGGTCGTCGCGATCGGCGCCGGGCTCGGCGTCGCGCTCCTGCTCAACAAGAAGTTTCGGGGCCGTGGCGTGGCTCGGGCGCTGGTGACCGTCCCCTGGGCCGCTCCGGGCATCGCGGTCGCGCTCATCGCCACCTGGATGCTCAACGCGCAGTACGGCATCGTGAACCGCTTCCTCGACGCCGTGGGACTCGGTGTGCCCGGCGGCGCCATCCTGGACAGCTCGCGCTACGCGCTTCCGGCGGTGCTCGCGACGACCATCTGGCAGCTGTTCCCGTTCACCTCAGTGGTGCTGCTCTCCGCGCTGCAGTCCGTTCCCCAGGACCTCAACGAGGCCGCGACAGTGGACGGCGCGGGACGATGGGCCACCTTCCGGGCCGTCACCTGGCAGGTCATCAAGCCGACAGTGGGCCTGCTGGCGTTGCTGATGACGATCTGGTCGCTGCGGCGGTTCGAGCTGATCTGGCTGATGACCAAGGGCGGGCCGGTCGGCGCCACCGAGACGCTCGTCATCGACCTCTACTCGCAGGCGTTCGACTCGAAGGAACTCGGATCGGCGGCGGCCATCGGAATGGTCGGCGTCGTCATCTCGCTCATCGTCATCATCGGCAGCCGCCTGGTCGCCCGTGCCGTGGAGAAGGGGGACGTCCGATGA
- a CDS encoding carbohydrate ABC transporter permease: MRRFRFGVTARIVAVLVVLGVAVFPLYWMFVTALSSNSDLFADQPRLTPDLGQFGVFVDALAEGKAAGWLLNSLIIAVGTMVLSVGLGIPLGYALSRFSFWGKAVLTVVLLFTQMLPEALMVVPLFALFRRFELLDSLTGLILVNSAFVLPIVALILKGAIDGIPKELEEAARADGARPFTTLTRINVPLIAPSIAATAVIAFFHAWNEYVFAVTFIFNPDLQPASVGIANFIGELGTPIQTVMAVAFLFTLPAVAFYLLVQKYVVSGMTAGAVKG, encoded by the coding sequence ATGAGGCGCTTCCGTTTCGGTGTCACCGCACGGATCGTCGCCGTGCTCGTCGTACTGGGTGTCGCGGTGTTCCCGCTGTACTGGATGTTCGTCACGGCGCTGTCCAGCAACAGCGACCTCTTCGCCGATCAGCCCCGGCTCACGCCGGACCTCGGTCAGTTCGGGGTCTTCGTGGATGCGCTGGCCGAGGGCAAGGCGGCCGGGTGGCTGCTCAACAGCCTGATCATCGCCGTCGGCACGATGGTCCTCTCCGTCGGCCTGGGCATCCCGCTCGGCTACGCGCTGTCCCGGTTCTCGTTCTGGGGCAAGGCCGTGCTGACCGTCGTGCTGCTGTTCACGCAGATGCTCCCCGAGGCGCTCATGGTCGTCCCGCTGTTCGCGCTGTTCCGCCGTTTCGAACTGCTCGACTCGCTGACCGGCCTCATCCTGGTGAACTCCGCGTTCGTCCTGCCGATCGTCGCGCTGATCCTCAAGGGCGCCATCGACGGCATCCCGAAGGAGCTGGAGGAAGCCGCGCGCGCCGACGGTGCCCGGCCCTTCACCACCCTGACCCGCATCAACGTGCCGCTCATCGCGCCGTCGATCGCGGCCACCGCGGTCATCGCCTTCTTCCACGCCTGGAACGAGTACGTGTTCGCTGTGACGTTCATCTTCAACCCCGATCTGCAACCCGCCTCCGTCGGCATCGCGAACTTCATCGGCGAACTGGGTACACCGATCCAGACGGTGATGGCTGTCGCCTTCCTGTTCACACTGCCCGCCGTCGCCTTCTACCTGCTGGTCCAGAAGTACGTGGTGTCCGGCATGACCGCCGGTGCGGTGAAGGGTTGA
- a CDS encoding mandelate racemase/muconate lactonizing enzyme family protein: MKIVSVDTLVVDFYRTNLVIVRVHTDEGIIGLGEATLEGKERAVQGAIAELAEAVVGLDPTSISKILYETARDWYWRGGPVIMTALSSLEMALWDISARELGVPVSRLLGGTTRDRVRAYANGWFSGAVTPEDYAAAARRTVESGFRGLKWDPFENYDLTITTAQLDRVLAQIDAVRQAVGRDVELFVEGHGRFDVRHAIKVATEIAQFDPVWFEEPCPPDNLDALVDIRRASPVPIAAGERWYGRQGFAPALARQAVDFVQPDVTHAGGIAELAFISTLAATSYVGFAPHNPSGPLSTAATLQLGATLPNFRYLEIMATDVPWRPEITNERLVLTDDGDILIPTGIGLGIEVDLTVIEQHPFTPHPLRMFQDAVYDIRPRDERSFFNLESDS; encoded by the coding sequence ATGAAGATCGTCTCTGTCGACACACTTGTCGTCGACTTCTACCGCACGAACCTCGTGATCGTGCGCGTCCACACCGACGAGGGCATCATCGGGCTCGGTGAGGCCACCCTGGAGGGCAAGGAACGCGCCGTCCAGGGTGCCATCGCCGAGCTGGCCGAGGCAGTGGTGGGGCTGGATCCCACGAGCATCTCGAAGATCCTCTACGAGACCGCGCGGGACTGGTACTGGCGCGGTGGGCCGGTCATCATGACCGCGTTGAGCTCGCTGGAGATGGCCCTGTGGGACATCTCGGCCCGTGAGCTCGGCGTACCGGTCTCCCGGCTGCTCGGCGGCACGACCCGGGATCGGGTTCGGGCGTACGCGAATGGTTGGTTCTCCGGCGCCGTCACGCCGGAGGACTACGCGGCCGCCGCGCGCCGGACTGTGGAGTCCGGCTTCCGGGGCCTCAAGTGGGACCCGTTCGAGAACTACGACCTGACCATCACCACCGCACAGTTGGACCGGGTGCTCGCCCAGATCGACGCCGTCCGTCAGGCGGTGGGCCGCGATGTCGAGTTGTTCGTCGAGGGGCACGGCCGCTTCGACGTCCGCCACGCCATCAAGGTCGCCACCGAGATCGCCCAGTTCGACCCGGTGTGGTTCGAGGAGCCCTGCCCACCGGACAACCTCGACGCGCTCGTCGACATCCGCCGCGCGTCGCCGGTGCCGATCGCAGCGGGGGAGCGGTGGTACGGCCGGCAGGGCTTCGCGCCGGCACTGGCCCGCCAGGCCGTCGACTTCGTCCAGCCCGACGTCACGCACGCCGGCGGGATCGCCGAACTGGCTTTCATCTCCACGCTCGCCGCGACCAGCTACGTGGGCTTCGCGCCGCACAACCCGAGCGGTCCACTCAGCACGGCCGCGACGCTGCAACTCGGGGCGACGCTGCCCAACTTCCGGTACCTGGAGATCATGGCGACCGACGTGCCCTGGCGTCCCGAGATCACCAACGAGCGGCTGGTGCTGACGGACGACGGTGACATCCTCATCCCGACCGGGATCGGCCTGGGCATCGAGGTGGATCTCACAGTGATCGAGCAGCACCCGTTCACACCGCACCCGCTGCGGATGTTCCAGGACGCCGTGTACGACATCCGTCCCCGCGACGAGCGGTCCTTCTTCAACCTGGAGAGCGACTCATGA
- a CDS encoding fumarylacetoacetate hydrolase family protein produces the protein MTVPRPRGSAAGADWAGTAAEALPDDPDSVLIGRIWDPSGDGPSPVTVRDGEVIDLSHRFPTVRDICELPDPAATVAGLDGPRVGDFGEILANTGAATRDSGRPWLLAPVDLQALKAAGVTFPVSMIERVIEERARGDLALAADIRQRMLADVGVDLHSLEAGSPEADRLKGLLVAEGMWSQYLEVGIGPDAEIFTKGQILSAVGTAVPVGVLAASTWNNPEPEVTLIVQSSGRIVGATLGNDVNLRDIEGRSALLLPLAKDNNASCALGPLIRLFDDRFGMDQVRELEVRLEVRGVDGFHLEAVSEMTQMSRAPEELVRQLIGPHHRYPDGAALMLGTMFAPIQDRDRPGEGFTHKVDDVVRISCPALGTLVNRVRHAEECEPWHFGVRDLMGNLVRRGLL, from the coding sequence ATGACGGTGCCACGGCCCCGGGGGTCGGCCGCGGGTGCGGACTGGGCCGGCACCGCCGCCGAGGCGTTGCCGGACGACCCCGACAGCGTCCTCATCGGCCGGATCTGGGACCCGTCCGGCGACGGCCCCTCGCCGGTGACCGTCCGCGACGGCGAGGTCATCGACCTCAGCCACCGGTTCCCGACCGTCCGCGACATCTGTGAGCTGCCCGATCCCGCAGCGACGGTGGCCGGGTTGGACGGGCCGAGGGTGGGCGACTTCGGGGAGATCCTGGCCAACACGGGGGCCGCCACCCGCGACAGTGGTCGCCCCTGGCTGCTCGCCCCGGTCGACCTCCAGGCGCTCAAGGCCGCCGGCGTGACCTTCCCGGTCTCGATGATCGAACGGGTTATCGAGGAACGGGCGCGGGGAGACCTGGCACTGGCGGCGGACATTCGGCAGCGCATGCTCGCCGACGTCGGTGTCGACCTGCACAGCCTGGAGGCGGGCTCGCCCGAGGCGGATCGGCTCAAGGGTCTGCTGGTCGCCGAGGGTATGTGGAGTCAGTACCTGGAGGTGGGGATCGGCCCGGACGCCGAGATCTTCACCAAGGGACAGATCCTCTCCGCCGTCGGCACCGCCGTTCCGGTCGGTGTGCTCGCCGCGTCGACCTGGAACAACCCGGAACCCGAGGTCACGCTGATCGTCCAGTCCAGCGGCCGGATCGTCGGCGCCACCCTCGGCAACGACGTGAACCTGCGCGACATCGAGGGCCGCTCGGCGCTCCTGCTTCCCCTGGCGAAGGACAACAACGCCTCCTGCGCTCTCGGCCCCCTGATCCGGCTCTTCGACGACCGGTTCGGCATGGATCAGGTACGCGAACTCGAGGTGCGCCTGGAGGTTCGCGGCGTGGACGGCTTCCACCTGGAGGCGGTCTCGGAGATGACCCAGATGTCGCGTGCTCCGGAGGAACTGGTCCGGCAGCTGATCGGGCCGCACCACCGCTATCCCGACGGCGCCGCACTGATGCTCGGCACGATGTTCGCGCCCATCCAGGACCGGGACCGCCCCGGTGAGGGCTTCACCCACAAGGTCGACGACGTGGTACGGATCAGCTGCCCGGCACTTGGCACCCTGGTCAACCGGGTGCGGCACGCGGAGGAGTGCGAGCCCTGGCACTTCGGCGTCCGCGATCTCATGGGCAATCTGGTAAGGAGAGGACTGCTGTGA
- a CDS encoding aldehyde dehydrogenase family protein translates to MNVVITVDPRDGKRRETELTETDESRLEVIAGQTSPAAQWLAARGRLGRAELLDAIAASLESRRVDLVAAAEAETGLSHARLDGELTRAALQFRMFGEVLRDGAYVEATIDHAADTPLGRGPDLRRMLVPLGPVAVFGASNFPFAFSVAGGDTAAALAAGCPTILKAHPSHPLTSHASAAAIESAVRDLGGPEGVVATVYGEQAGRSLVRHPAIRAAALTGSVNAARAIQAAIDERPDPIPLYAELSSVNPIVVLPDAAAARGDQIAEGLFGSFTNSGGQLCTKPGLAFVPSDPGGDRLVETLRARVDASGGTVLLNERIRDAYESRATEFERAGARVSARPTVEQGAGFTVAPALLEVGLAGLTAEIADECFGPLLIVVRYDDAADLDAALATVPPSLTGSLHRGPGDDADVVRGLVDVLAARAGRIVFDGYPTGVRVSWAQHHGGPWPSTNAVHTSVGATSIRRFLRPLAWQDAPAWVLPEELRDEYTAISRRVDGRLQPAVE, encoded by the coding sequence GTGAACGTGGTCATCACTGTCGATCCGCGCGACGGTAAGCGTCGCGAGACGGAGCTTACCGAGACCGACGAATCTCGGCTGGAGGTGATCGCCGGTCAGACGTCCCCGGCGGCGCAGTGGCTGGCCGCCCGCGGGCGGCTCGGCCGTGCGGAGTTGCTGGACGCCATCGCCGCGTCGCTGGAGTCCCGTCGGGTGGACCTGGTCGCTGCCGCCGAGGCGGAGACCGGGCTGAGCCACGCGCGACTCGACGGGGAACTCACCCGGGCGGCGCTCCAGTTCCGGATGTTCGGCGAGGTGCTGCGCGACGGAGCGTACGTCGAGGCGACCATCGACCACGCCGCCGACACACCGCTCGGCCGCGGCCCGGACCTGCGGAGGATGCTCGTCCCCCTCGGGCCGGTCGCCGTCTTCGGGGCCAGCAACTTCCCGTTCGCCTTCTCGGTCGCCGGCGGTGACACGGCCGCGGCGCTCGCCGCCGGGTGTCCGACGATCCTGAAGGCCCACCCGTCCCACCCGTTGACCTCGCACGCCTCCGCCGCCGCGATCGAGTCGGCCGTCCGCGACCTCGGCGGGCCCGAGGGTGTCGTCGCGACCGTGTACGGGGAGCAGGCCGGTCGCTCGCTGGTGCGTCACCCGGCGATCCGCGCGGCCGCCCTGACCGGCTCGGTCAACGCCGCCCGCGCCATCCAGGCGGCCATCGACGAACGGCCCGACCCCATTCCCCTGTACGCCGAACTGAGCAGCGTGAACCCGATCGTCGTCCTGCCCGACGCGGCCGCCGCCCGGGGAGACCAGATCGCCGAGGGGCTGTTCGGCTCCTTCACGAACTCGGGCGGCCAGCTCTGCACCAAGCCCGGCCTGGCGTTCGTTCCGTCGGACCCGGGTGGTGACCGCCTGGTCGAGACCCTGCGGGCGAGAGTCGACGCGTCGGGTGGCACGGTCCTGCTCAACGAGCGCATCCGCGACGCGTACGAGAGCCGGGCCACGGAGTTCGAGCGGGCCGGCGCTCGGGTCTCGGCGCGACCCACCGTCGAGCAGGGAGCGGGCTTCACAGTGGCTCCGGCCCTCCTGGAGGTCGGCCTCGCCGGTCTGACCGCCGAGATCGCCGACGAGTGCTTCGGCCCGCTTCTGATCGTGGTCCGCTACGACGACGCCGCCGACCTCGACGCCGCGCTGGCCACCGTCCCGCCGTCGCTGACCGGTTCGCTGCACCGCGGACCGGGCGACGACGCCGACGTCGTACGCGGGCTTGTCGACGTGCTCGCCGCCCGCGCGGGTCGCATCGTCTTCGACGGCTATCCCACAGGTGTACGGGTGTCGTGGGCCCAGCACCACGGCGGACCGTGGCCGTCGACAAACGCCGTGCACACGTCGGTGGGCGCCACCTCGATCCGCCGGTTCCTCCGCCCGCTGGCGTGGCAGGACGCCCCGGCCTGGGTCCTTCCCGAGGAGTTGCGCGACGAGTACACAGCCATTTCCCGGCGAGTCGATGGGAGGTTGCAGCCAGCGGTCGAATAA
- a CDS encoding alpha/beta hydrolase-fold protein — protein MPVAPPRPLLPARRRRLMLALLAAITVTAGTLAAPAASAAPPAPLGPTVTRTDKPPTGYTVTFRYRAPEDVQQVHVYGDWFYSRPENIPCQDCGDGRPPAEWQPGDVAATPWHIQAMRKGPDGVWTFTTPLPAGTFRYAFTHDCANELATGCALHDDPANRWQIQPQYPGAPGAVRSTIYVPASRKFPTYDTGYQAPVARVGRLESRRYTSPLSTNPVGVHDMVVYLPHGYDPNRATPYPTLYLSHGSGDHSTAWTMQGVAHLILENAIKDRAAQPMVIVSTDFNGLPGGNEGYVDELRNNIFPFVEQNYHVSTRAQDRAFAGFSAGGSRAYTIMYNHTDLFGYHAAWSAGGPAATQAQIDSMKAVAGGITIGTGLQDRLGNIAENSQLNAAALRAAGVELDEYNVPGVHTWHVWRPLLNHYLRTLTFRTTTTDLDVTTSPVGGSRHTTVTATATVGAVSTSTSTPSGTVDFYAGDTRLGSAPVHHGVARLKKTVLGELDGPVVARYQGDKLFNDSDSAPVDAR, from the coding sequence ATGCCCGTCGCACCTCCCCGTCCCCTGCTGCCGGCACGCAGACGCCGGCTGATGCTCGCGCTGCTCGCCGCCATCACCGTCACGGCCGGGACACTCGCCGCGCCGGCGGCCTCGGCCGCACCGCCGGCACCCCTGGGCCCGACAGTGACCCGCACCGACAAGCCGCCGACCGGCTACACCGTCACCTTCCGGTACCGGGCGCCCGAGGATGTCCAACAGGTCCACGTCTACGGCGACTGGTTCTACTCCCGTCCGGAGAACATTCCCTGTCAGGACTGCGGCGACGGCCGGCCGCCCGCCGAGTGGCAGCCCGGCGACGTCGCGGCCACCCCGTGGCACATCCAGGCCATGCGGAAGGGGCCCGACGGCGTCTGGACCTTCACCACTCCGCTGCCGGCGGGCACCTTCCGCTACGCCTTCACCCACGACTGCGCCAACGAGCTCGCGACCGGCTGTGCCCTGCACGACGACCCCGCCAACCGGTGGCAGATCCAGCCGCAATATCCGGGAGCGCCCGGCGCGGTACGCAGCACGATCTACGTCCCGGCCAGCAGGAAGTTCCCGACGTACGACACCGGCTACCAGGCGCCGGTCGCCAGGGTCGGCCGGCTGGAGTCTCGGCGGTACACCTCACCGCTGTCGACGAACCCGGTAGGGGTCCACGACATGGTCGTCTACCTGCCGCATGGCTACGACCCCAACCGGGCCACGCCGTACCCGACCCTCTACCTGAGCCACGGCAGCGGCGACCACTCGACCGCCTGGACGATGCAGGGCGTGGCCCACCTCATCCTGGAGAACGCGATCAAGGATCGGGCGGCGCAGCCCATGGTGATCGTGTCCACCGACTTCAACGGCCTCCCCGGTGGCAACGAGGGCTACGTCGACGAACTGCGGAACAACATCTTCCCGTTCGTCGAGCAGAACTACCACGTCTCGACCCGGGCACAGGACCGCGCGTTCGCCGGCTTCTCCGCCGGCGGCAGCCGGGCGTACACCATCATGTACAACCACACCGACCTGTTCGGCTACCACGCGGCCTGGAGCGCGGGCGGCCCGGCGGCCACCCAGGCGCAGATCGACAGCATGAAGGCCGTGGCCGGCGGCATCACGATCGGTACCGGGCTCCAGGATCGCCTGGGCAACATCGCCGAGAACTCGCAGCTTAACGCCGCCGCCCTGCGGGCCGCCGGCGTCGAGCTGGACGAGTACAACGTGCCGGGCGTGCACACCTGGCACGTGTGGCGTCCGCTGCTGAACCACTACCTGCGCACCCTGACCTTCCGAACCACCACCACCGATCTCGACGTCACCACGTCACCGGTCGGCGGATCGCGCCACACGACTGTCACCGCCACCGCGACGGTTGGCGCGGTCAGCACCAGCACGTCCACGCCCTCCGGCACTGTCGACTTCTACGCGGGTGACACCCGCCTGGGGTCGGCGCCGGTGCACCACGGCGTCGCCCGGCTGAAGAAGACCGTCCTTGGCGAGCTGGACGGGCCGGTGGTCGCCCGCTACCAGGGCGACAAGCTCTTCAACGACTCCGACAGCGCCCCGGTCGACGCCCGGTAA